CAGGGCGCCGACATCGTCTTCGCGGGGCACACCCACGGCGGTCAGGTGCGCATCCCAGGCCGGCCGGCGCTCGTCACGAACTGCGACATCCCGCGCGAGCAGGCGCAGGGCCTCTCGGTGTGGCGTGCCGGTGCCCAGTCCTCGTTCCTGGAGGTGTCGGCGGGGCTCGGCACGTCGATCTACGCGCCCGTGCGCTTCGCGTGCCCGCCCGAGGCGATCGTGATGACCCTCACGCCCGTGAAGGTGGACTGACCGGCGCGCGAAATCGGCTATCCTTGACAGGTTGCCTCTGGCAGCACCGGGGTATGGCGCAGCTTGGTAGCGCGCGTCGTTCGGGACGACGAGGCCGCAGGTTCAAATCCTGTTACCCCGACCACAACGAAAAGGGCCGCCTTCGGGCGGCCCTTTCGCATGTCACGTGAAGTCGGCGTCCGGCTCCGTGCCGTAGCTGAACTCGAGCTTGGGCCGCCAGCCGCGGTTGAGCACACCACCCGACTCCTCGAGGTAGCACGCGCCGCACAGCGACTCGTAGGTGACCGACTCGCCGTCGATCGCGACCTGGTCGCCGTCGAACACGAAGCGCTCGCCGACCTTGCGCCCGTTGAATACGGCCTTGCGGCCGCAACGGCAGATCGTCTTGAGCTCCTCGAGGGAGTGGGCGATCTCGAGCAAGCGCCGGCTGCCGGGGAACGCGACCGTCTGGAAGTCGGTGCGGATGCCGTAGGCGAGCACGGGGATGTTCTGCTCGATCGCGACCCGCAGCAGGTCGTCGACCTGCTGCTCGGTGAGGAACTGGGCCTCGTCGATGAGGAGGCAGCTGATGTCGCGGCCGCGGACCTCGACGGCGCGGGCGCGCTCGCGCTGGAAGCGGGCGAGCAGATCCTCGGCCGGCGCGACGGTGAAGTCGACGGGCCGCACGACGCCGAGGCGCGACACGATCGCGTCATCGCCCTTCGAGTCGATGGCGGGCTTCGCGAGCAGCACCTCGTGTCCGCGCTCCTCGTAGTTGTATGCCGCTTGCAGGAGCGCCGTGCTCTTGCCGGAGTTCATCGCCCCATAACGGAAGTACAGCTTCGCCACTACTCGAGGTATCCGTCCTCCGCCGCACGGCGGATCAGCTCTGCCTTCTTGCCCGCCGGCCGACCGGCCTTCGCGTACTTCTCGCGCACGCGCCGCAGATAGGTCTTCGCGGTCTCGTACTGCACGTTCATGCGCTCGGCGACGGCGGCCGTGCTGTGGCCGGAGACGTAGAGCTTGAACGCCTCCTCCTCGCCGGGGCTGAGCTTCGGCTTGAGCTGCTGGAGGGGTGCGGACGCGGTGGCGCGCTCGACCTCCTCGTCCTCCGGCGGGTCCATGCCCATGACGCGGCGGGCTGCCGCCATGACGTTCGCCATCGGCAGCGACTTGGAGAGGAACTCGCTCGCGCCCGCGGCGAAGGCGCGGTCGCGGGCCTCGCGGGTGTCGAGGCTCGAGAGCACGATGACCTTGGCGCCGGCGGCGCGGCACGTGCGCACGCGCGCCTCGATCGAGATCGGCTCCTTGAGCTGGAAGTCGATGAACACGAGGTCGGTCGGGAAGGCGGGGCTCTGCACGAGCTCCAGCCAGTTCGCCGCGCCGAGCACGACGTCGAAGTCGGGCGCGTGGCGCTCGATCCAGGTACTCAGCGTGTCGAGCAGCACCTCATGGTCGTCGAGGATCGCGAGACGCACGACCGCACCCCCGGTCTCTCCGCGCGCGGGGGCAGCACTGAGCGTCGGGTTCATGCGATGAGCCTACCGCCGCCGATGTCCCAATCACGGGGGGAAGCGTCCTGAATCGTGTCCCGAATCCGTCAGAACAGAGTGGGTTGGAGCGCCGCGGCGGCCGCAGGGCTCAGCTCGGATGCGAGCGCTCCCACCCCGGCAGACCCACGGGGCCGCGTCGCGGGGATCCCCGTGGACGGGTCGAGCCGCGGGCGGTCGAGCCCGTACCGCCGGATGAGCGGGCGGATGCGCGCCGCGAGCTGCGCGCGGTACTCCTTCGGCGCGTAGGCCCCCGCGCCGTAGAGCGCGCGATACCGGGGCACGAGTTCGGGGTGGGTGCGGGCGAGCCACGCGGCGAACCACTCCTTGGCGCCCGGCCGCAGATGGAGCGCACTGTAGGCGACGCTCGTGGCCCCGGCATCCGCTATCCGCTCGAGCGCGAGCTCGAGGTGCTCGCGCGAATCGGCGAGATACGGCAGCACGGGCATGAGGAAGACGGCGCACGGGAGCCCCGCCTCGCGCACAGCCTTGACGGTCGCGAGCCGGGCAGCCGTGGTGGGGGCGCCCGGTTCGATCGCGTGCTGCAGCTCGTCGTCGTAGATGGCGATCGACATCGCCGTCTCGACGGGCACGCGCTCGGCCGCGGCCTGCAGCAACGGGATGTCGCGCCGCAGCAGCGTGCCCTTGGTGAGGATGCTGAAGGGGGTGTCGGCGGCGGCGAGCGCCGCGATGATGCCCGGCATGAGCCGGTAGCGGCCCTCCGCCCGCTGGTACGGGTCGGTGTTGGTGCCGAGCGCGACGTTCGGACGCTCCCAGCTGGGCCGCCGCAGCTCCTTCTCGAGCACCTCGACGACGTTCACCTTGACGACGATCTGGGTGTCGAAGTCACGGCCCGCGTCGAGGTCGAGGTAGGTGTGCGTCTGGCGGGCGAAGCAGAAGACGCACTGGTGGCTGCAGCCTCGGTAGGGGTTGATGGTCCAGCCGAAGGGGAGGGCCTTGGACGCGCCCGGCACGTGGTTGAGGGCCGACTTGGCGAGCACCTCGTGGAAGGTGAGCCCGGCGAACTCGGGCGTCTGCACGGAGCGCACGAGGTTGTTGAGGCGGGCGAGTCCGGGCAGCGCGTCGTCGCGTTCCACGCCCAGCTCCTGCCCGCTCCACCTCATCCAGACATTCGAACATGCATTCGAAGATGCGTCAAGCGGATGCGGCGCGCCCCTCGCGGCCGTCGACCGCATCCACGCTCCGATCCTCCCTCACGCGGCCGCGAGGGCGAGCTCCTGGCCGTCCCACCGCCGCCGCAACCACCTGTCGTGACTGGCCACGACGACCGCCCCGGGGTAGCCGCCGAGGGCCTCCTCGAGCTCGGATGCGAGGGCGAGCGAGAGGTGGTTGGTGGGCTCGTCGAGCAGGAACACGTGGGGCGGCCGCGCGACGATGAGCGCGAGCGCCGTGCGCCGCTGCTGGCCGATCGAGAGGCGCCCGACGGGGCGATCGAGCTCGCGCTCGGGGAGCAGGCCGAGCGCCGAGAGCGGCAGCTCCTCCGCCCGACGCTCCCCCATCGCGCGCTCGTACAGCTCGCGCGGGGTGCGCGCCGCATCCGCCCACCGCACGTCCTGGTCGAGCACGGCGATGCGCAGGCCCTTGCGGCGCGTGATGCGACCCGCGTCGGGCGCGATGCGTCCCGCGAGCACGCCGAGGAGTGTCGACTTGCCCGCGCCGTTCGGGCCCGTGACGAGCAGGCGCGCATCCGGGGCGACCTCGAGGTCGCCGACGGCCAGGCGCCCGTCGACGCGCGCGCCCTCGAGCGTGACGAGCGGCTCGGCGCCGTCGAGCAGGTGCGAGCCCCGCGGGATGCCCGCGAAGCTCAGAAGCGCGGGCGGCTCGCCCACGCGACCCTCGCGCAAGGTGTCGAGGCGCACGGCGGCGTTCCGGATGCGGCGCGCCACCTGCCGTTCGCGCCCGGCCGCCTTGATGTTCCAGCCGAACTTCTCGTTGTCGGGACGCACGCGGGTCGACGCCATCGCGCGCTCGGTCGTCGTGACCGTGACCTCGAGCCGGGCCTGCTCGCGCTCCTCGTCGACGAAGCGCGCCTCCCATCGGGCGCGCTCGGCGGCCTTCGCCGCGAGGTAGTCGCTGTAGCCGCCGCCGTAGCGCGTCACGCCCCCGGACGCCGCCGGGTCGATGTCGACGAGCCCCGTCGCCACCTCGTCGAGGAATGCGCGGTCGTGGCTCGCGAACAGCACGGGCCCGCGCCACGCGCGCAGCCGCTCCGCGAGGAAGGCGACGGCCGCGTCGTCGAGGTGGTTGGTGGGCTCGTCGAGCAGGAGCGCGTCCGGCCGGGCCAACAGCAGCGCCGCGAGGGCGACGCGGCTGCGCTGCCCGCCGGACACCTCGCCGACGCGACGGTCGAGCGGGAGGTGGCCGACACCGAGCCCGTCGAGCAGCTCGTCGCGCCGGGCGTCGAGCGTCCAGAGCTCGGCCGCATCCGCCGCCTCGAGAAGCTCGGCGTAGCGGTCCGCTGCCGCAGGGTCGCCGGATGCGAGCGCCTCGCCCGCCGCCTCGAGCTCGGCCTCGAGCGCCCGCACGGCGCCGAGTCCCTCTTCGAGGATCGCGGTGAGCGGCGCATCCGGTGCTGTGCGCACCTCCTGCCGCAGCAGAGCGGATGCGGCGGGACGCTCGACGCGGCCGGCATCCGGTTCCCGCTCGCCCGCGAGCACGGCGAGCAGTGTCGACTTGCCGGCGCCGTTCTCGCCGAGCAGGCCGATGCGCTGCCCGGGGCTCACGGTCAGGGACAGGTCGGCGAACACGCGGCGGTCGCCGAAGGAGACGCCGATGCCGTCGGCGCGCACAACAGGGGAAGGGGTGAATGGGGATCGCAAAGGAAGCCGTCCGATCGCTCGACCCTCGAGAGGAGGGGAGACGAACCCCGCCGGGCGGATGCCGCGGGCGCGGGGATGGATCGGAGCTACAGCTTCACGGGGAGCGACGTTACGTCACCGCTCCCCGCGCGTCAAGCGCTCGCGCACCATCCGCTGCACTGTTCTGCGCCGCGCGGCAGTCATCACTGGCGCGCGGCGCCAAACGCTGCAGCGTTTGGGGGAAAGAAACGTCAGACGGCCAGGCCGAGGACCTTCGCCGTGTCCTTGAGCTCCTTGGCGGCCTTCTTGGGCGTGTCGGAGAGGAGCGTGCCGTAGGAGGGGATCATCTCCTCGAGGCGCGGCTCCCAGCCCGTCATGCGCTCGGGGAAGCACCTCTTCAGCACGTCGAGCATGATCGGCACGGCCGTCGAGGCGCCCGGCGAGGCGCCCAGCAGGCCCGCGATCGAGCCGTCTCCGCCCGACACGACCTCCGTGCCGAACTGGATGACGGCCTTGCCGTCGGGGCCCTTCTTCATGATCTGCACGCGCTGACCGGCCGTGATGAGATACCAGTCCTTCTGCTCGGCTTTCGGCGCGAACTGCTGCAGCGCCTCCTGGCGCTTCTTGCGCGTCGCGAGCAGCTCGGTGACGAGGTACCACACGAGGTCGAGGTTCTTGAGACCGGCGCCGATCATCGTGCCGAGGTTGTGCCAGCGGATCGACGCGAACAGGTCGAACCACGAGCCGTTCTTGAGGAACTTGGGCGTCCACCCGGCGTACGGCCCGAACAGCAGGCTCGCCTGGCCGTCGACGACGCGCGTGTCGAGGTGCGGCACCGACATGGGCGGGGCGCCGACCGACGCCTTGCCGTAGACCTTGCCCTGGTGCTTGGCGACGATCTCGGGGTTGTCGGTGCGCAGGAACTCGCCGCTGATGGGGAAGCCGCCGTAGCCGCGGATCTCCTTGATGCCCGACTTCTGCAGCAGGTGCAGTGCCGCGCCGCCCGCGCCGACGAAAACGAAGCGCGCCGTGAGCTCGAAGGGCGTGCCGCCGACCTCGTGGCGACCGGATACGCGCCACGTGCCGTCCTTGAGGCGCTTGAGGCCCGTGACCCGACGCTCGGTGCGCAGCGTCGCGCCGTTCTCGACGAGGCCGTCGAGGAGGTGCTCGGTGAGTGCACCGAAGTCGACGTCGGAGCCGCCGACGATGCGCGTCGCCGCGATGGGCTCGCTCTTCTTGCGACCCGGGATGAGCAGCGGGGCCCACTCCCGGATGACGCGCGCGTCTTCCGTGTACTCGAGGCCCGGGAAGAGGGGGTGGTCCTTGAGCGCCTCGTAGCGCTTGCGGAGGTACTCGACGTTCTTCTCGCCCCACACGAAGCTGAGGTGCGGAACCGGGTTGATGAAGCGCGTGGGCTCCGGCAGCATCCCCTTCGAGATCAGGTACGACCAGTACTGGCGCGACACCTGGAACTGCTCGTTCACCTTGACGGCCTGGGTGATGTCGATCTGCCCGTTCTTCTCGGGCGTGTAGTTGAGCTCGCACAGCGCCGAGTGCCCCGTGCCCGCGTTGTTCCACGGGTTGGAGCTCTCCTGAGCGACCTCCGGCAGGGCTTCGAGGATGGTGATCGACCACTCGGGCTCGAGCTGCTGGAGCAGCGAGCCGAGCGTGGCGCTCATCACCCCGCCGCCGATGAGGACGACGTCGACGGGTTCAGACACGCCTTACATCCTACGTGTGCCCCACACGGCCTCCGACCGGCCGAAAGTCCTACGGGAGTCGCGCGATACCCCCGCCCACGAGCCCAAGGCCCGCGGCGGCGAGTCCGATCGTGAGCGATCCAGCGCCGATCCACAGCAGCGCCATGGCTCGTCCGGGGCGCTGGGGG
The Protaetiibacter sp. SSC-01 genome window above contains:
- a CDS encoding response regulator — its product is MNPTLSAAPARGETGGAVVRLAILDDHEVLLDTLSTWIERHAPDFDVVLGAANWLELVQSPAFPTDLVFIDFQLKEPISIEARVRTCRAAGAKVIVLSSLDTREARDRAFAAGASEFLSKSLPMANVMAAARRVMGMDPPEDEEVERATASAPLQQLKPKLSPGEEEAFKLYVSGHSTAAVAERMNVQYETAKTYLRRVREKYAKAGRPAGKKAELIRRAAEDGYLE
- a CDS encoding ABC-F family ATP-binding cassette domain-containing protein yields the protein MRADGIGVSFGDRRVFADLSLTVSPGQRIGLLGENGAGKSTLLAVLAGEREPDAGRVERPAASALLRQEVRTAPDAPLTAILEEGLGAVRALEAELEAAGEALASGDPAAADRYAELLEAADAAELWTLDARRDELLDGLGVGHLPLDRRVGEVSGGQRSRVALAALLLARPDALLLDEPTNHLDDAAVAFLAERLRAWRGPVLFASHDRAFLDEVATGLVDIDPAASGGVTRYGGGYSDYLAAKAAERARWEARFVDEEREQARLEVTVTTTERAMASTRVRPDNEKFGWNIKAAGRERQVARRIRNAAVRLDTLREGRVGEPPALLSFAGIPRGSHLLDGAEPLVTLEGARVDGRLAVGDLEVAPDARLLVTGPNGAGKSTLLGVLAGRIAPDAGRITRRKGLRIAVLDQDVRWADAARTPRELYERAMGERRAEELPLSALGLLPERELDRPVGRLSIGQQRRTALALIVARPPHVFLLDEPTNHLSLALASELEEALGGYPGAVVVASHDRWLRRRWDGQELALAAA
- the mqo gene encoding malate dehydrogenase (quinone), with protein sequence MSATLGSLLQQLEPEWSITILEALPEVAQESSNPWNNAGTGHSALCELNYTPEKNGQIDITQAVKVNEQFQVSRQYWSYLISKGMLPEPTRFINPVPHLSFVWGEKNVEYLRKRYEALKDHPLFPGLEYTEDARVIREWAPLLIPGRKKSEPIAATRIVGGSDVDFGALTEHLLDGLVENGATLRTERRVTGLKRLKDGTWRVSGRHEVGGTPFELTARFVFVGAGGAALHLLQKSGIKEIRGYGGFPISGEFLRTDNPEIVAKHQGKVYGKASVGAPPMSVPHLDTRVVDGQASLLFGPYAGWTPKFLKNGSWFDLFASIRWHNLGTMIGAGLKNLDLVWYLVTELLATRKKRQEALQQFAPKAEQKDWYLITAGQRVQIMKKGPDGKAVIQFGTEVVSGGDGSIAGLLGASPGASTAVPIMLDVLKRCFPERMTGWEPRLEEMIPSYGTLLSDTPKKAAKELKDTAKVLGLAV
- a CDS encoding thymidine kinase, coding for MAKLYFRYGAMNSGKSTALLQAAYNYEERGHEVLLAKPAIDSKGDDAIVSRLGVVRPVDFTVAPAEDLLARFQRERARAVEVRGRDISCLLIDEAQFLTEQQVDDLLRVAIEQNIPVLAYGIRTDFQTVAFPGSRRLLEIAHSLEELKTICRCGRKAVFNGRKVGERFVFDGDQVAIDGESVTYESLCGACYLEESGGVLNRGWRPKLEFSYGTEPDADFT
- a CDS encoding Rv2578c family radical SAM protein, with protein sequence MRWSGQELGVERDDALPGLARLNNLVRSVQTPEFAGLTFHEVLAKSALNHVPGASKALPFGWTINPYRGCSHQCVFCFARQTHTYLDLDAGRDFDTQIVVKVNVVEVLEKELRRPSWERPNVALGTNTDPYQRAEGRYRLMPGIIAALAAADTPFSILTKGTLLRRDIPLLQAAAERVPVETAMSIAIYDDELQHAIEPGAPTTAARLATVKAVREAGLPCAVFLMPVLPYLADSREHLELALERIADAGATSVAYSALHLRPGAKEWFAAWLARTHPELVPRYRALYGAGAYAPKEYRAQLAARIRPLIRRYGLDRPRLDPSTGIPATRPRGSAGVGALASELSPAAAAALQPTLF